CAATGGATCGGGTCGCTGTCGGGTGGCTGCGTCGAGGAGGACTTTCTCGAGCGCGTCGCTGAAGGCGCGTTTCTCGACGCGGTCAATGTCGTGCGTTACGGCGAAGGCGATGATCCGCGGTCGCGGGTCAGCCTGCCGTGCGGCGGCATTCTCGATGTGTTGGTCGAGAAACTTGACGCTGACTGTGAGGTGCAGGCGCATCTGCGGGAATTGGAGTCGGCGCTGCTCGGTCAGCGTCGGCTGATCCGCCAGGTCGATCTGCCTAGCGGTGCGCGCAACGTATTCGTTGATTGCGTGCAGGGCGCGCGGATCGAGCGTGAGTCTGATCGCGTGCGTATTCGTGTCGGCGCGGCACAGCGCTTGTTATTGGCCGGATATTCCAGCGTGGCGCAGGCGTGTGCCGAATTCGCCGTTGGGCTTGGGTTCGAAGTGATTCTCTGCGATCCGCGCGATGAAATCCTGGAAGGTGTGGTGCTTCCTGGCGTGGAGATTCGCCGGCAATTGCCATCGGTGTTTATTGCCGATGGCGGCTGTCACCGCGATACCGCAGTCGTCGCGCTGACTCATGATCCGCGCATCGATGACCTGGCGATGATGGAGGCGGTACGCACCGATGCGTTCTACATCGGCGTAATGGGTTCGCTGCAGACTTCGCAGAAGCGCTTCGAGCGCTTGCGCAGGATTGGCGGGCTGGGCGATGTTGAGCTGGCGCGAATCCACGCGCCAATTGGCCTCAACCTGGGCAGCAAGACACCGGCGGAAATTGCGTTGGCGGTGCTGGCGGATATCCTGCGCATCCGCAGTGGGATCGCTCGGGATCAGCTCTGAGCTGTGTGCGTTAAATGAAAAGGGCCGCTATCAGCGGCCCTTTTTTTACATCCCGAATTTATCCCGCAACCCGTAATACCATGCGCCCAGTGCGGCAAAGGGTGTGCGCAACATCTGCCCGCCGGGGAACGGGTAGTGCGGCAAATCGGCAAACGCATCGAAACGCTCAGCCTGACCGCGCAATGCTTCAGCCAGCACCTTGCCCGCCAGATGGGTGTAGGTCACGCCATGGCCGCTGCAACCCTGCGAGTAATAAATGTTGTCGCCGAGGCGTCCAACCTGCGGCAAACGCGACAGGGTCAGCAGGAAATTTCCGGTCCAGGCGTAATCGATTTTCACATCCTTGAGCTGCGGGAAAGCCTTGAGCATTTTCGGGCGGATGATCGCTTCGATATTCGCCGGATCTCGTGCGCCATATACGACGCCGCCGCCGAAGATCAGGCGCTTGTCGCTCGTCAGGCGATAGTAATCGAGCAGGTAGTTGCAATCCTCGACGCAGTAATCCTGGGGCAGCAGCGCGTTCGCCAGCTCATCGCCCAGCGGCTCGGTGGTGATCACCTGCGTGCCACATGGCATCGATTTCGCCGCCAGCTCCGGGACCAGATTGCCGAGGTAAGCGTTGCCGGCGACGATGATGAACTTGGCCCTGACCTTGCCCTGCGGCGTATGCACAACCGGGTTGGCGCCGCGTTCGATACGCACGGCGGGGGATTGTTCATGGATTGTGCCACCGAGGGATTCAACCGCCGCCGCTTCGCCAAGCGCGAGGTTCAGAGGGTGGATGTGCCCGCCACTCATGTCGAGCATGCCGCCAATGTATTGATCGCACGCAACTACTTCACGGATCCGGCGCTGATCGAGCAGCTCGAGTTGCGTATGGCCGAAGCGCTCCCAGAGGCGCTTCTGCGATTCCAGGTGGCCCATCTGCTTCGCCGTCAGAGCAGCAAACACGCCGCCGTCTTTGAGATCGCACTGAATGTTGTATTTGGCAACACGCTCGCGAATGATCCGGCCACCTTCGAAAGCCATCTGCCCGAGCAATTGCGCTTGTTGGGGGCCGACGCTGCGCTCGATCACATCGATATCACGGCTATAACTGTTGACGATCTGGCCGCCATTTCGCCCCGACGCGCCGAACCCGACCCTGGCCGCTTCCAGCACAGTCACGCGAAAACCGTTCTCCAGCAGAAACAGCGCCGAGGATAGCCCGGTGTACCCTGCACCGATCACACAAACGTCCGTCTCCACTTCACCCTGCAAGGCAGGGCGGGGCGGTACGGCATTGGCCGACGCAGCGTAATAAGATTCTGGGTAGGGGGTGTTCGCCATCCTGCAGCCTCTGTTTAATATATTTTACGAGTGGGCCGATCCTACCCGAGTTGAAAAACCTTCGCCAGCCACCCGAAAATCTCCGCCGCCGACCCGAAATTAAATATTTTGCATATTCATAGGGTTAGGTGAAAAAAGGTGTTGACACCCCTTTGGAATTCCGTAGAATGCCGCCTCACAGCAGGCACGTAGCTCAGTTGGTTAGAGCACCACCTTGACATGGTGGGGGTCGTTGGTTCGAGTCCAATCGCGCCTACCAAACAAAATCCGCTCTGCTGGGCGGTCTAGAAGGGCTCACCGAAAGGTGAGCCCTTTTTTGTTGTCTGCGATTTGCAGCTTGCTGCTCAAGGCCGCTTTCACGGATTTTTTATACGTGCTGACTTAAACAATCCTGTGTTGATGCCGATATGCCAGTATCTGCAAATATCCTAGGGTCGCCACGCATGGAAACGAACAGCACACAGGTCGAGTACCAAAAACCGAAAAATCTGGCTGGACTTGGACGTCGATGGGGCGGGCAGATCATTGATTCGTTTGTAACGATATCGCTGTTTTTCGCGGCAGGCCGAGCTGCAGAGATGGTCGGGCTGCCGTCGGCTGTTGCTGCTTACTTGGCGTTTGGCTCAGGCATCGGATACTACCTGTTCGCCGACGCGCTACCGAACGGTCAGAGCCTGGGTAAAAAGCTGTTGGGGATGTCGGTGATCGATGAGCGCAGCTATCTCAACTGCAACCTTTACCAATCCTTCCTGCGCAATATCACCACCCCATTTCTGAATATCCTGGACTGGATCTTTATCTTCTTTGGTTCGCGAAAGCGCCTCGGTGACATGCTCGCGTCGACGATTGTCATCCGCACCCGATAAGTGCTGCTTTTAGCCCGCCTGTCATGTTTGGCTGATTCGGTGCTGAACGTAGAATATCTCGTATATTTAACAGGTTACGTGTGGTTTTAACTGACCGGTTATCCAAAAGGTCTTGTTGCCGGTTGTGAATTTAAGTAACATCCGTCCCGCGTTCACCACCACGGTTTATGCATTTTTAAATCCCAAGCTTCCATCAGCTGCTTGGGATTTTTTTTGCCTGCGATTTGGCGTTTGGCTTCTGACCTTCCTCTAGTCCTCCGGCGAGGCGCTGTTTATTCGGCTACTGCTGACTGCTGATCGGCGTGGAAGGCGAAATTCTCCGCGTTCTATCGGAAACGTCCGACAGCCAGCTGCGGGCGCGAGAGGTATGATCGGCGCAACGGAAGAGGGGTAACGAGCGAGGGGAGTCAGTAGCTTCAAGCGCCGTGCCCAGCGGGGTGGAATGCGGGTAGCTAAACGGCGCGTGAATCTTTAGCCAGTCGTGCACGGCGGCAAAAGGACTGGCTATGTAAAACGGGATGGTTCAGGGCGTTTGTGGCTTGTCCGGAGCGGTCAGGCCGGCCTGAATGCGCTGGTAAATTTCTTCACGGTGCACTGCCACGTTTTTCGGAGCGTTGATGCCGATGCGAACCTGTTGGCCGCTTACGCCCAGAATGGTGATGGTGATGTCATCACCGATGTTTATGCTTTCACCGACTTTGCGGGTGAGTATCAGCATGGTCTTCTCCTTGATTGCTTTGTAGGGCACCTGATTCAGACAGTGCAGAGGTCGGTGGTACGTATAGATTAGTGCGAAGTCTCACGGTTTGGGTGCCTCTTTCTGACGCGCAGATGCAGCATTAATTCCCAGGCCGTAACTATACAGAGGCTGCAATGATCAATCTCGTTGTTTTGCGCCCATTTTGCGGGGCTCGCGAAGGATTTATGAATGTTAAGATTGCCGCTTTGAGAATTCGAGGGAAGCGTTGTGCGCAAATTGGTCTGGTTGGTCGCGGCACTGGCATTGGCAGGATGTGGTGAAGGCAAGAGCGTAGACGCACAAAAGTCGAAATCGACGGCAGCGACCGCTTCTGTCGTGGCACCTGCAGCACAGTGGGATCTGGAAGTGCGCGGCGAAACGCCTCAGGCGGTCAGTGATCTGAGTGGCTGGTTGATCGAGCATGCCTTTGTCCCGACAGTCGTCCGTGACAGCGACGGCAAGACGCGGATTCTGATTGGTCCGTTCAATACGCAGGCCGAAGCCGAAGCACGGAAGGTGCAGGTGGATGCCGCATTGGTGAAAGCCAAAAAACAGAATATTGAATCGGTCGTCATCGAACACCCGATCAAGCCGTAAGCGCTCAACCTGATGGGTTACTGGCTTTTCAACAAATCTGGCAGTTAGGCATGCAAAAAGGGCCTCGACATAACGGTCGAGGCCCTTTTCTTTTGCCTGATTGCTCAGCCGCAGGCTTTCAGATTGACCGGGCCGACAAATTCATTGCCGCGTCCCATCACGCAAGCCACGCTTTGATTACGCTGGCGCTCCCAATCCTGCACGGGATAGGTTTTGTCCCACGCCTCATACAATTGCCGATCCTGTTTTGACAGGCGCAAGCCGTATTGCTTGCTCATGTAGAAATAGGTGCGGGCGATCATGCCGCGAATCGAAGGGCGGGGCATGACCTTCTTCGCCTTGAAGTCGACTTGGGTCAAGCACGAGCCGTACTGCCCTGATTGTACCGGCAACCAGCCGTAGCTGAAGTTGCTGCGGTCGCCATTGACCTCGCCGATGCTCGGCACCAGGTTGTGCAGGTCGGCCTCGGCTTTTTGGTAGGTCGGGTCGTAGCGCGTGCAATTCTTGCGTCCGCCTTCCTGCCAGCATTGGCGCAGATGGCCGATCTGCCACGCCGGGACGATGTGTTCCCACTCGATGCGCGAAGCGCGCTTGGCGCTTTTGCGTGGCACATAACCGCAGGCCTTCAAATCGACCTTGTTGCCGGTGTACTTGCAGCCGCAATAAAACTCGGTGGACTGCGGCGCGTAAAGCTTCCAGGCCGCCTTCTTGGCTTCGGAGAACGTACGAGGCGCGCCAGCCTGGGCGCC
This window of the Pseudomonas fluorescens genome carries:
- a CDS encoding RDD family protein, whose amino-acid sequence is METNSTQVEYQKPKNLAGLGRRWGGQIIDSFVTISLFFAAGRAAEMVGLPSAVAAYLAFGSGIGYYLFADALPNGQSLGKKLLGMSVIDERSYLNCNLYQSFLRNITTPFLNILDWIFIFFGSRKRLGDMLASTIVIRTR
- the csrA gene encoding carbon storage regulator CsrA, yielding MLILTRKVGESINIGDDITITILGVSGQQVRIGINAPKNVAVHREEIYQRIQAGLTAPDKPQTP
- a CDS encoding endonuclease; this translates as MSVRCFALLLLFIAMGAQAGAPRTFSEAKKAAWKLYAPQSTEFYCGCKYTGNKVDLKACGYVPRKSAKRASRIEWEHIVPAWQIGHLRQCWQEGGRKNCTRYDPTYQKAEADLHNLVPSIGEVNGDRSNFSYGWLPVQSGQYGSCLTQVDFKAKKVMPRPSIRGMIARTYFYMSKQYGLRLSKQDRQLYEAWDKTYPVQDWERQRNQSVACVMGRGNEFVGPVNLKACG
- a CDS encoding SPOR domain-containing protein, with amino-acid sequence MRKLVWLVAALALAGCGEGKSVDAQKSKSTAATASVVAPAAQWDLEVRGETPQAVSDLSGWLIEHAFVPTVVRDSDGKTRILIGPFNTQAEAEARKVQVDAALVKAKKQNIESVVIEHPIKP
- a CDS encoding XdhC family protein; translated protein: MQHLDLQVVRRALQWSVAGQRIWLCTVLTTYGSAPRAPGSLLAVNEGGQWIGSLSGGCVEEDFLERVAEGAFLDAVNVVRYGEGDDPRSRVSLPCGGILDVLVEKLDADCEVQAHLRELESALLGQRRLIRQVDLPSGARNVFVDCVQGARIERESDRVRIRVGAAQRLLLAGYSSVAQACAEFAVGLGFEVILCDPRDEILEGVVLPGVEIRRQLPSVFIADGGCHRDTAVVALTHDPRIDDLAMMEAVRTDAFYIGVMGSLQTSQKRFERLRRIGGLGDVELARIHAPIGLNLGSKTPAEIALAVLADILRIRSGIARDQL
- a CDS encoding NAD(P)/FAD-dependent oxidoreductase, with product MANTPYPESYYAASANAVPPRPALQGEVETDVCVIGAGYTGLSSALFLLENGFRVTVLEAARVGFGASGRNGGQIVNSYSRDIDVIERSVGPQQAQLLGQMAFEGGRIIRERVAKYNIQCDLKDGGVFAALTAKQMGHLESQKRLWERFGHTQLELLDQRRIREVVACDQYIGGMLDMSGGHIHPLNLALGEAAAVESLGGTIHEQSPAVRIERGANPVVHTPQGKVRAKFIIVAGNAYLGNLVPELAAKSMPCGTQVITTEPLGDELANALLPQDYCVEDCNYLLDYYRLTSDKRLIFGGGVVYGARDPANIEAIIRPKMLKAFPQLKDVKIDYAWTGNFLLTLSRLPQVGRLGDNIYYSQGCSGHGVTYTHLAGKVLAEALRGQAERFDAFADLPHYPFPGGQMLRTPFAALGAWYYGLRDKFGM